The following are encoded together in the Lytechinus variegatus isolate NC3 chromosome 19, Lvar_3.0, whole genome shotgun sequence genome:
- the LOC121405792 gene encoding uncharacterized protein LOC121405792 isoform X3, whose translation MQSKCIQDCWTEHRRLLFENMKVLDKPPELPTIPRIQSLPETRKDYYITFRNNQEHTHEMAPAPPYPLPHLYTHPAPRSAYQTGVKVISSGVDVADGIDKDFFDQQVMEKMLDTVSEGREGGTDEPDVGISVTPPPQTCLSSRRKSRSRSESSSLTLASRASHRSSQRSSHRSSHRSSHRSSQRSSHRSSQRSSHRSSSKRSSLKSASKRSSVKRSRGDVADGRGREGRPWYCVFYNAEEDVKSQSSEIYSVQGKETAVVTDTSDDLWFMDDDRFSVEYEVEDSESEPVSNDARSDSTTTEAEIFVEVDDLGSSSDSRFADEDTTDSEIPEEDKWKCSECSQVNNPVHGYCSFCWARRSGWLADEDRKNPTERLGDKHVLRRAFSAPAGCHQDEVHRSSVPARVLSQAENAPCGSDEAGTGHRTASPLRFQSIPRDFADGKSGEEGDEQSRSHVQEERHVFCQISSPGLAPPLRPLQGFHGQDVKAPLTHLTTVHEASEEAIPLDISRRAPASSTLTPHSSATHGNEDQGVGSDVSQNTQGVADTVSHHSSDSSGDAAGCTPRKRRALLVSREDSGVCLKRQSSGHSGADSIRPVVKSTLPVTTNLIQATPIITTGCSHEKMITKVGGQTSGSSSLAGTSMATHPMHHIPVMTSLTEKTSVGPHQTMTLQSPRLESPGLTSSTTLPHPTVGSSTMGSGAVASHAQELCRFCCVRPKTACIIHGRTGHQVCCYKCAKKLRRRGKPCPVCRRPIQHIVKNFYA comes from the exons ATGCAAAGTAAGTGCATACAAGATTGCTGGACAGAACACAG GAGGTTACTCTTTGAGAATATGAAGGTTCTTGATAAACCACCAGAATTACCGACCATTCCAAGGATACAGTCCCTACCTGAAACTAGGAAAGACTACTACATCACCTTCCGCAATAATCAAGAG CACACCCATGAAATGGCACCGGCTCCTCcgtaccccctcccccatctgtacaCCCACCCCGCCCCTAGGTCAGCCTACCAAACGGGAGTCAAGGTGATATCGTCGGGGGTCGACGTCGCAGACGGGATCGACAAGGATTTCTTTGACCAGCAAGTGATGGAGAAGATGCTTGATACAGTATCAGAAGGGAGAGAAG gAGGTACTGACGAGCCCGATGTTGGGATCTCTGTGACTCCGCCCCCTCAGACATGTCTTTCATCTA GAAGGAAATCACGCTCAAGATCTGAGTCATCCAGCCTAACTCTAGCCTCGAGAGCAAGTCACAGGTCATCCCAAAGGTCATCGCATAGGTCATCGCATCGGTCATCACATCGGTCATCGCAAAGATCATCGCATCGGTCATCGCAAAGGTCCTCACACAGGTCATCATCAAAGAGGTCATCTCTGAAGTCTGCATCGAAGAGGTCGTCGGTGAAGAGGTCGAGAGGGGACGTGGCAGATGGGCGTGGTCGAGAAGGTCGGCCGTGGTACTGCGTCTTCTACAACGCAGAGGAAGATGTAAAGTCGCAGAGCAGCGAGATATACAGTGTGCAG GGTAAGGAAACTGCTGTCGTTACTGACACTTCTGACGATCTTTGGTTTATGGACGATGATCGGTTCTCTGTAGAGTATGAGGTGGAAGATTCTGAGTCAGAGCCTGTTAGCAATGATGCAAGGTCAGACTCGACTACTACCGAGGCCGAG ATCTTTGTTGAGGTTGATGACCTTGGCAGTTCCAGTGATTCGAGGTTTGCCGATGAGGACACCACAGACTCAGAAATCCCTGAAGAG GATAAATGGAAGTGCTCTGAATGCAGCCAGGTCAACAACCCTGTGCACGGCTATTGTTCCTTCTGCTGGGCTAGGCGATCTGGTTGGCTTGCCGATGAAGACAGGAAGAACCCAACAGAAAGATTAGGTGACAAGCATGTACTCCGTAGAGCGTTTTCTGCACCTG CTGGATGCCATCAAGATGAGGTCCATCGATCTAGCGTTCCAGCAAGGGTCTTGTCACAAGCAGAGAATGCTCCTTGTGGAAGTGATGAAGCAGGTACCGGACATCGAACAGCCAGTCCACTTCGCTTCCAGTCCATTCCTAGGGATTTTGCAGATGGGAAGAGTGGTGAGGAGGGTGATGAACAGAGCCGGAGTCACGTCCAGGAGGAGAGGCACGTCTTCTGTCAGATATCCTCACCAGGGTTGGCGCCTCCCTTGAGACCGCTCCAAGGGTTCCATGGCCAGGATGTGAAAGCCCCCTTGACTCACCTGACGACAGTTCACGAGGCGTCTGAAGAAGCGATCCCTTTGGATATCAGCAGACGAGCTCCTGCATCCTCCACTCTTACCCCTCATAGTAGTGCGACCCATGGGAATGAAGATCAGGGTGTCGGGAGTGACGTGTCTCAGAACACTCAAGGAGTTGCTGATACCGTGTCTCACCACTCCAGCGATAGCTCAGGGGATGCTGCTGGATGTACGCCCAGGAAGCGAAGGGCGTTACTGGTCAGTAGGGAAGACTCCGGCGTATGCCTCAAAAGACAATCTTCTGGCCATTCCGGTGCAGATAGTATTCGACCAGTCGTCAAAAGTACCCTTCCAGTAACAACTAATCTTATTCAGGCAACACCAATAATAACAACAG GCTGTAGCCATGAGAAGATGATCACCAAGGTAGGAGGTCAAACAAGTGGCAGTTCATCTTTGGCAGGGACATCGATGGCAACCCATCCTATGCATCATATCCCAGTCATGACCTCACTCACAGAGAAGACATCAGTCGGCCCCCACCAAACCATGACTCTCCAGTCGCCCCGACTTGAATCCCCTGGTCTTACTTCCAGCACAACCCTTCCCCATCCAACCGTGGGCAGCTCCACGATGGGCAGTGGGGCAGTTGCCAGCCACGCCCAGGAGCTGTGCCGATTCTGCTGCGTGCGACCCAAGACAGCTTGCATCATCCATGGCCGTACTGGCCACCAGGTCTGCTGTTACAAGTGCGCCAAGAAACTGAGGCGACGAGGTAAACCCTGTCCTGTTTGTCGACGCCCCATTCAACACATCGTCAAGAATTTTTATGCCTGA
- the LOC121405792 gene encoding uncharacterized protein LOC121405792 isoform X2 → MGRMIVPMAVEHMVMPKSRKRKRSRGRHHSSSSQSSSERLGRGSRRAFITITHKKQSSAQEMATVLASELRPEHKLPKKEIWVSPIPQFLKLLRTVGAQGNTFTAKEVLSYLIKYISSRQLYDPNDPKNVFCKSDPLGQVFKVHSFTIKDAKRLLFENMKVLDKPPELPTIPRIQSLPETRKDYYITFRNNQEHTHEMAPAPPYPLPHLYTHPAPRSAYQTGVKVISSGVDVADGIDKDFFDQQVMEKMLDTVSEGREGGTDEPDVGISVTPPPQTCLSSRRKSRSRSESSSLTLASRASHRSSQRSSHRSSHRSSHRSSQRSSHRSSQRSSHRSSSKRSSLKSASKRSSVKRSRGDVADGRGREGRPWYCVFYNAEEDVKSQSSEIYSVQGKETAVVTDTSDDLWFMDDDRFSVEYEVEDSESEPVSNDARSDSTTTEAEIFVEVDDLGSSSDSRFADEDTTDSEIPEEDKWKCSECSQVNNPVHGYCSFCWARRSGWLADEDRKNPTERLGDKHVLRRAFSAPAGCHQDEVHRSSVPARVLSQAENAPCGSDEAGTGHRTASPLRFQSIPRDFADGKSGEEGDEQSRSHVQEERHVFCQISSPGLAPPLRPLQGFHGQDVKAPLTHLTTVHEASEEAIPLDISRRAPASSTLTPHSSATHGNEDQGVGSDVSQNTQGVADTVSHHSSDSSGDAAGCTPRKRRALLVSREDSGVCLKRQSSGHSGADSIRPVVKSTLPVTTNLIQATPIITTGCSHEKMITKVGGQTSGSSSLAGTSMATHPMHHIPVMTSLTEKTSVGPHQTMTLQSPRLESPGLTSSTTLPHPTVGSSTMGSGAVASHAQELCRFCCVRPKTACIIHGRTGHQVCCYKCAKKLRRRGKPCPVCRRPIQHIVKNFYA, encoded by the exons GTATCCCCAATACCTCAGTTTCTCAAGCTTCTACGAACAGTTGGAGCTCAGGGCAACACTTTCACAGCCAAAGAA GTTCTCTCTTATCTAATCAAGTACATCAGCTCGAGGCAGCTTTATGATCCCAACGACCCAAAGAATGTGTTCTGCAAATCAGACCCACTCGGCCAAGTCTTCAAAGTCCATTCATTCACGATAAAAGATGCAAA GAGGTTACTCTTTGAGAATATGAAGGTTCTTGATAAACCACCAGAATTACCGACCATTCCAAGGATACAGTCCCTACCTGAAACTAGGAAAGACTACTACATCACCTTCCGCAATAATCAAGAG CACACCCATGAAATGGCACCGGCTCCTCcgtaccccctcccccatctgtacaCCCACCCCGCCCCTAGGTCAGCCTACCAAACGGGAGTCAAGGTGATATCGTCGGGGGTCGACGTCGCAGACGGGATCGACAAGGATTTCTTTGACCAGCAAGTGATGGAGAAGATGCTTGATACAGTATCAGAAGGGAGAGAAG gAGGTACTGACGAGCCCGATGTTGGGATCTCTGTGACTCCGCCCCCTCAGACATGTCTTTCATCTA GAAGGAAATCACGCTCAAGATCTGAGTCATCCAGCCTAACTCTAGCCTCGAGAGCAAGTCACAGGTCATCCCAAAGGTCATCGCATAGGTCATCGCATCGGTCATCACATCGGTCATCGCAAAGATCATCGCATCGGTCATCGCAAAGGTCCTCACACAGGTCATCATCAAAGAGGTCATCTCTGAAGTCTGCATCGAAGAGGTCGTCGGTGAAGAGGTCGAGAGGGGACGTGGCAGATGGGCGTGGTCGAGAAGGTCGGCCGTGGTACTGCGTCTTCTACAACGCAGAGGAAGATGTAAAGTCGCAGAGCAGCGAGATATACAGTGTGCAG GGTAAGGAAACTGCTGTCGTTACTGACACTTCTGACGATCTTTGGTTTATGGACGATGATCGGTTCTCTGTAGAGTATGAGGTGGAAGATTCTGAGTCAGAGCCTGTTAGCAATGATGCAAGGTCAGACTCGACTACTACCGAGGCCGAG ATCTTTGTTGAGGTTGATGACCTTGGCAGTTCCAGTGATTCGAGGTTTGCCGATGAGGACACCACAGACTCAGAAATCCCTGAAGAG GATAAATGGAAGTGCTCTGAATGCAGCCAGGTCAACAACCCTGTGCACGGCTATTGTTCCTTCTGCTGGGCTAGGCGATCTGGTTGGCTTGCCGATGAAGACAGGAAGAACCCAACAGAAAGATTAGGTGACAAGCATGTACTCCGTAGAGCGTTTTCTGCACCTG CTGGATGCCATCAAGATGAGGTCCATCGATCTAGCGTTCCAGCAAGGGTCTTGTCACAAGCAGAGAATGCTCCTTGTGGAAGTGATGAAGCAGGTACCGGACATCGAACAGCCAGTCCACTTCGCTTCCAGTCCATTCCTAGGGATTTTGCAGATGGGAAGAGTGGTGAGGAGGGTGATGAACAGAGCCGGAGTCACGTCCAGGAGGAGAGGCACGTCTTCTGTCAGATATCCTCACCAGGGTTGGCGCCTCCCTTGAGACCGCTCCAAGGGTTCCATGGCCAGGATGTGAAAGCCCCCTTGACTCACCTGACGACAGTTCACGAGGCGTCTGAAGAAGCGATCCCTTTGGATATCAGCAGACGAGCTCCTGCATCCTCCACTCTTACCCCTCATAGTAGTGCGACCCATGGGAATGAAGATCAGGGTGTCGGGAGTGACGTGTCTCAGAACACTCAAGGAGTTGCTGATACCGTGTCTCACCACTCCAGCGATAGCTCAGGGGATGCTGCTGGATGTACGCCCAGGAAGCGAAGGGCGTTACTGGTCAGTAGGGAAGACTCCGGCGTATGCCTCAAAAGACAATCTTCTGGCCATTCCGGTGCAGATAGTATTCGACCAGTCGTCAAAAGTACCCTTCCAGTAACAACTAATCTTATTCAGGCAACACCAATAATAACAACAG GCTGTAGCCATGAGAAGATGATCACCAAGGTAGGAGGTCAAACAAGTGGCAGTTCATCTTTGGCAGGGACATCGATGGCAACCCATCCTATGCATCATATCCCAGTCATGACCTCACTCACAGAGAAGACATCAGTCGGCCCCCACCAAACCATGACTCTCCAGTCGCCCCGACTTGAATCCCCTGGTCTTACTTCCAGCACAACCCTTCCCCATCCAACCGTGGGCAGCTCCACGATGGGCAGTGGGGCAGTTGCCAGCCACGCCCAGGAGCTGTGCCGATTCTGCTGCGTGCGACCCAAGACAGCTTGCATCATCCATGGCCGTACTGGCCACCAGGTCTGCTGTTACAAGTGCGCCAAGAAACTGAGGCGACGAGGTAAACCCTGTCCTGTTTGTCGACGCCCCATTCAACACATCGTCAAGAATTTTTATGCCTGA